The genomic segment CCGTTCACGGCCTTTTGCCTATCTCGTCTATCGCCTTTAGCCGGGCCAGCAGCGGCGGGTGGGAATAGTGAAAGATGACATACAGCGGGTGCGGGAAAAGGTTGCTCAGGTTCTTCTGGCTGAGTTTCATCAACGCCCCCTTCATATCCGCCGCCGAAGGATTGAGCTGTAATGCGTAGGCATCTGACTGGTATTCATATTTGCGCGATTGCCAGTTCATCAGCGGTGAGATCAGAAGATTCAGCGGCTCGAACAGGATCGACACCACGTAAAGGGCCACGCCGACCAACGGTCCTTTGAAACCCTGTTGTTCAAACAGCCCGCCCAGTCCGATGGCATTGTATATCCAGGGATGGGCCAGGATCCTTGACGCGGCGAACAATAAAACCCCCGAGAGCAGCGAAACCGCGGCTATCAACTTAAAAACATGTTTCATCTTCCAATGGCCGATCTCGTGGCCCATCACTGACAACAGTTCCCGGTGGCTGTAATTTTTGACCATGGTATCGTAAAACACGATCCGCCGGGTCTTGCCCATTCCGGTGAAGAAAGCGTTGTCGTGGGTACTGCGCTTGGAGGCGTCCATCTGATAGACACCGGCCAAAGGGAAATCAGCTTGCTTTGCCATGTTGAGGATCTTTGTTTTTAACTCCTCATCCTCCAGCGGCACGAATTTGTTGAACAGCGGCATCAAAACCACCGGCGACAGGAATATCATCAGGAAGGCAAAGGCCACCACCAGTCCCCAGGCTGCCAGCCACCACCAGTTCCCCAGCCAGTTGATGAAAAGGTAGAAACCGGAGAACAGCAGGCCCATCAAAACTCCCGAGACCAGCAGGCTCTTTACCTGATCTCCCATCCAGGTCTTGATGGTGATGGTGGAAAACCCGTATTTCTTTTCCAGCTTGAAATCGGAATAGAGCGAGGCCGGGATGCCGGACAGATAGCCGATGAGCAGCAGAACCAGCATCACGGCCAGACCCTGCAGCAACGGAGCGATATTCAACCCATCGGCCCAAATGGTTATCTTGGTCACAATGTCGGCGGTAAAAAGAATTATCACCACTATGGTCGACACGAACTCGCTCCAGTAACCCAGTTTGGTCTTCGCCCCGGTATAATCGGCGATCTGGGCCACCTTTGCGGCGTCAAACAGATCCGAAACCTCCGGCGGCAGACCTTTCTTAATACTAGCTCTCAGGTGAGACAGATTCAGCCAGGACAACAGGCTGGAAACCAGGTATCCGAAAATCAATATGCCTATGACCAAAATCATGAGAATATTTTATTTTTGATTTTTTAGATTTGTTTTTTAGTCAAGGCTCCCTACTGCCTTCTCCACTTCCTCCAATACCTGGCCGGACCTGACCAATTCCTTCATGGCAGTATGATCCTTGTACAGCGGGCGGTCGATCTCCAGGAAATCAACGTGTTTCCGGACGATCTCCTTGGCCTTGGCGGTGCCGGTTCCGAACTTGTAATCGCGCAGATCCAGAGCCTGGGCGGCGGCCATCATCTCGATGCCCAATATGCCATAGGCGTTGTCCAGTATCTGGAAATTCTTGATGGCGGTGTTCATGCCCATGGAAACAAAATCCTCCTGGTCGGCCGCCGCCGGGATGGACTGGATGGAGGCCGGGGTTGAAAGTATCTTCTGTTCAACTATCAGGGTGTCGGCGGTGTACTGGGAGAGCATCAGGCCGGAGAACATCCCTCCGCTTTTGGTCAGAAAAGCGGGAAGCCCGACGCTGAGAGCTGGATTGTTGAGCCGGTTCATCCGGCGCTCGGAAAGGATGCTGACCATGGTGATGCAGTACCCGGCCATGTCCATCGGCACCCCCACCGGCGAACCCTGGAAATTGGCCCCGGACAGCTGGAGGTTCTCCTCCGGGAAGAAGATTGGATTGTCTCCCACCCCGTTCAATTCTATCTCCACCTGGGACCGGGCATAGGCCAGGGCGTCGTGGGCCGCGCCGATCACCTGGGGGGTGGAGCGCATGGAATAAGCGTCCTGGACCTTGCACTTGACCCGGCCCTCGTTCAGGTCGCCGTCGGCCACCATTTTGCGGATGGCCGCCGCGCTCCGCACCGCGCCCTTGAAGCCGCGGGCCTCATGCAATTTTGCGATGTACGGTTTCATGTTGGCTTTCAGGGCCTCCAGCGACATGGCGGCCGCTATCTCGGCCTGCTTAAGCCAGCGGTTGGCGTCGTACAGGAAGATTGCGCTCATGGCGGTCAGCACGTTGGAGCCGTTAATGGTGCCCAGTCCGTCGCGGGCCTGCAGTCCGGGTATCATGATCCCGGCCTTATCCATGGCCTCTTTGCCGGGCAGCAGCTGTCCCTGGTAATAGGCCTGTCCCTCCCCCAAAAGAAGCAGGGCTATCTGGGACATGGGAGCCAGGTCGCCGCAGGCGCCGACTGACCCCTTCTGGCAGACATATGGGGTAACCCCCTTGTTCAGCATCTCCACCAGGGTCAAAGTGACCTCCGGCCGAATTCCTGAGTTGCCGTGGGCGTGGACGTTGATCCGCCCGGCCATGGCTCCCCGCACATATTCTATGGGGGCCGGGTCGCCGATCCCGGCGGCGTGGTTGTATATCAGGTATTTTTGAAAGTCCTTGACCTGGTCGTCGTTCAAAACAACTTCGGAGAATTCTCCGATTCCGGTGTTGACCCCGTACATGATCTCATGGGCCGCTATCTTCTTCTCCAGCATGGCCCGGCATTTTTTGATCCGCTCCAAAGCCTCGGGGGCCAGCTCCACTTTTTCGTTATGGCGGGCGATCCTTACTATTTTATCGATGGTCAACCCGTAACCGCTGAGTATGATGGGCATGTTACTGTTCTCCTGCAATCTATTTTTTAAACTCATCCCCTTTCTCCCCTTCTCATGGACCCGTGCTGAGCATGCCAAAGCAAAGCGAAAGGACAGGGGGTTGAGTTAGGTTATTTGAGTTTTCCGATCTGCTTTTCAACAGCATCCAAGATATCTCCATCCAGCATCATATCATTTATGGCTTCGATGTCCAGGTGAAACTCCCGGTCCTGCTTGAACGCTTTGACTCCCTGGCGAATGGCCCGATAAGCCGCATCCACCCCCTTCCCCGGCTTCAGCGGCTTCAGGAACTCCAGCCCCTGGGCGGCGGCCAGCAGTTCGCAGGCCAGCACATAGCGGACGTTGCGGCAGATCTGCCCGGCCTTGCGGGCCCCGAAGGTGCCCATGGAAACATGGTCCTCCTGGTTGGCCGAGGTGGGAATGGAATCGACCGACGAAGGGTGGGCCAGCACCTTGTTCTCGGAGACCAGGGAGGCGGCTGTGTTCTGGGTGATCATCAGCCCGGAGTTCAGGCCCCCGTGCTCGGTCAGGAAACCCGGCAGTCCGGAGAGCGAGGCGTCAAGCAGCCGCGCCAAACGCCGTTCGGAGATGTCGGCCAGCTCGGCCGCGGCGATGCCCAGGCAATCCATGGCCAAAGCCACCGGCTGTCCGTGGAAATTTCCGCCCGAGAGCACTTCGTGCTCTTTTGCGAATACCAGGGGATTGTCGGTGACCGAATTCAACTCCGTCTTCAGCACCTGGCGGATGTGCTTCAGGGCGGTCTTGGTGGCCCCGTGCACCTGGGGCATGCAGCGCAGGGAATAGGAATCCTGCACCTTCTGGCAGTCCTTATGGGAACTTCTGATCTGGCTGCCGGAAAGAAGTTTTCTGAGGTTTTCGGCCGAATCCATCTGTCCGCCGTGCGGCCTTAAGGCGTGGATCCGGGGATCAAAAGCCTTGTCGGTACCCCGCAAAGCTTCCAAAGACATGGCCCCGGCAATATCTGCCATTTTGCAGAGATCTTCAGCCTCCAGCAGATTCAGGATGCCGATC from the candidate division TA06 bacterium genome contains:
- a CDS encoding M48 family metallopeptidase, yielding MILVIGILIFGYLVSSLLSWLNLSHLRASIKKGLPPEVSDLFDAAKVAQIADYTGAKTKLGYWSEFVSTIVVIILFTADIVTKITIWADGLNIAPLLQGLAVMLVLLLIGYLSGIPASLYSDFKLEKKYGFSTITIKTWMGDQVKSLLVSGVLMGLLFSGFYLFINWLGNWWWLAAWGLVVAFAFLMIFLSPVVLMPLFNKFVPLEDEELKTKILNMAKQADFPLAGVYQMDASKRSTHDNAFFTGMGKTRRIVFYDTMVKNYSHRELLSVMGHEIGHWKMKHVFKLIAAVSLLSGVLLFAASRILAHPWIYNAIGLGGLFEQQGFKGPLVGVALYVVSILFEPLNLLISPLMNWQSRKYEYQSDAYALQLNPSAADMKGALMKLSQKNLSNLFPHPLYVIFHYSHPPLLARLKAIDEIGKRP
- a CDS encoding aromatic amino acid lyase, which codes for MPIILSGYGLTIDKIVRIARHNEKVELAPEALERIKKCRAMLEKKIAAHEIMYGVNTGIGEFSEVVLNDDQVKDFQKYLIYNHAAGIGDPAPIEYVRGAMAGRINVHAHGNSGIRPEVTLTLVEMLNKGVTPYVCQKGSVGACGDLAPMSQIALLLLGEGQAYYQGQLLPGKEAMDKAGIMIPGLQARDGLGTINGSNVLTAMSAIFLYDANRWLKQAEIAAAMSLEALKANMKPYIAKLHEARGFKGAVRSAAAIRKMVADGDLNEGRVKCKVQDAYSMRSTPQVIGAAHDALAYARSQVEIELNGVGDNPIFFPEENLQLSGANFQGSPVGVPMDMAGYCITMVSILSERRMNRLNNPALSVGLPAFLTKSGGMFSGLMLSQYTADTLIVEQKILSTPASIQSIPAAADQEDFVSMGMNTAIKNFQILDNAYGILGIEMMAAAQALDLRDYKFGTGTAKAKEIVRKHVDFLEIDRPLYKDHTAMKELVRSGQVLEEVEKAVGSLD
- the hutH gene encoding histidine ammonia-lyase; the encoded protein is MQKVIIGHKPLVLETVGAVASVKTQLSLSESALSRLVSGRKVVERIIKENRTVYGVTTGFGKFAEIRISLDEIDRLQENLIKSHATGVGQMFQPSQVKAIMLLQANQLCQGASGVRPVVVRQLLGLLNNDIIPLVPQQGSVGASGDLSPLAHIGLVMIGRGQAFYMGKIVNGADALKKAGMKPLVLKAKEGLAITNGTEVMTAIGILNLLEAEDLCKMADIAGAMSLEALRGTDKAFDPRIHALRPHGGQMDSAENLRKLLSGSQIRSSHKDCQKVQDSYSLRCMPQVHGATKTALKHIRQVLKTELNSVTDNPLVFAKEHEVLSGGNFHGQPVALAMDCLGIAAAELADISERRLARLLDASLSGLPGFLTEHGGLNSGLMITQNTAASLVSENKVLAHPSSVDSIPTSANQEDHVSMGTFGARKAGQICRNVRYVLACELLAAAQGLEFLKPLKPGKGVDAAYRAIRQGVKAFKQDREFHLDIEAINDMMLDGDILDAVEKQIGKLK